From a single Corynebacterium kroppenstedtii DSM 44385 genomic region:
- a CDS encoding UvrD-helicase domain-containing protein, translated as MNDSLSTRLPDGGPLTPQQLLEGLNPQQRQAVEHEGSPLLVVAGAGSGKTAVLTRRIAYLIGVRGVAPWNIVAITFTNKAATEMKERVADLIGPIAERMWVSTFHSMCVRILRAQANLIPGLNTNFTIYDSDDSRRLLTMIARDMNLDLKRFASRTVASAISNLKNELRTPDEALADAEEDKNPFNETVAQIFAEYQKRLRASNAVDFDDLIGEVVRIFREYPEVALYYRRRFRHVLVDEYQDTNHAQYVLVSTLVGDEGSEGDSIPPSELCVVGDADQSIYAFRGATIRNIEEFERDYPHAETILLEQNYRSTQTILSAANAVISQNSGRREKNLWTALGEGERIVGYVADNEHDEARFVAREIDQLVDNSTINYGDIAVFYRTNNASRALEDIFIRNGLPYKVVGGTRFYERKEIRDIIAYLKVLDNPDDSVSLRRIINTPRRGIGNRALSLLSLYAADHGVSMGAALRAAADGDIPALGSRGNKAVGRFVEMMDGLREDTADNQLVSHDGDDLGIPDLGAIVNDVIERSGYLESLEGSNDPQDGARLDNLRELVSVAREFASEAAHQLAYERMPSATASESAPGAGAEDGSSVGSDGVDSSGTDSGGGIDTAGDEAFLEEGEPQPGSLQAFLERVSLVSDADQIPDEENGVITLMTLHTAKGLEFPVVFLTGWEDGQFPHMRALGDPSELSEERRLAYVGITRAQRRLYISRAVTRGSWGQPVNNPASRFIAEIPEDLIHWEREEPQQSWDSGDWSLGWPDKSTSGYRRGNARYRGSQYGGAGSSAHGSGGRRGAGRGVGSSSDRRSGTPASALHLEVGDQVNHDKYGLGTVESVSGLGKHTSVVIDFGKEGTVRLMLIGNVPMEKL; from the coding sequence ATGAACGATAGCCTTTCCACTCGCTTGCCGGATGGTGGGCCATTGACTCCACAGCAGCTATTGGAAGGACTTAATCCGCAGCAGCGGCAGGCGGTCGAGCACGAGGGTTCTCCGTTGCTTGTTGTCGCGGGGGCTGGTTCGGGGAAGACCGCGGTTCTGACCCGCCGGATTGCTTACCTCATTGGTGTTCGTGGGGTAGCGCCGTGGAATATCGTCGCTATCACCTTTACTAATAAAGCGGCGACGGAAATGAAGGAACGCGTTGCTGACCTTATTGGGCCGATTGCGGAACGTATGTGGGTCTCTACGTTCCACTCCATGTGCGTCCGTATTCTTCGTGCGCAAGCCAATCTTATTCCGGGTTTGAACACTAACTTCACTATTTATGACAGTGATGATTCGCGGCGTCTGCTCACGATGATCGCGCGCGATATGAATTTGGACCTGAAGCGTTTTGCGTCGCGGACGGTAGCGTCGGCGATTTCAAATCTTAAGAATGAATTACGCACTCCCGACGAAGCGCTTGCCGACGCCGAAGAAGATAAGAATCCTTTTAATGAAACCGTGGCGCAGATCTTCGCTGAGTATCAGAAGCGTCTGCGTGCATCGAATGCTGTTGATTTTGATGATCTAATCGGCGAAGTTGTTCGTATTTTCCGTGAGTATCCGGAAGTGGCCCTTTATTACCGACGACGGTTCCGTCATGTGTTGGTGGACGAGTACCAGGATACGAACCATGCTCAGTATGTGTTGGTCTCGACGTTAGTGGGGGACGAGGGCTCTGAGGGGGACTCTATTCCGCCGAGCGAGTTATGTGTCGTAGGTGATGCTGACCAGTCAATTTATGCTTTCCGTGGGGCTACGATTCGCAACATTGAAGAGTTCGAGCGCGATTATCCCCACGCAGAAACAATTTTGTTAGAGCAGAATTACCGTTCCACCCAAACGATTCTTTCTGCTGCTAACGCTGTGATTTCCCAAAACTCTGGACGTCGTGAGAAGAATCTGTGGACGGCGTTGGGGGAGGGTGAACGAATTGTTGGATATGTGGCCGACAATGAGCATGATGAAGCCCGATTTGTGGCGCGTGAAATTGATCAATTAGTTGACAACTCCACCATTAATTATGGCGATATCGCGGTTTTCTACCGAACCAATAATGCGTCCCGGGCGTTGGAAGATATCTTTATTCGCAATGGTCTTCCGTACAAGGTGGTCGGTGGAACGCGATTTTATGAGCGCAAAGAAATCCGAGACATCATTGCTTATCTGAAAGTTCTGGATAATCCGGATGATTCGGTCAGCTTGCGACGGATAATAAACACTCCGCGGCGAGGAATCGGTAACCGTGCTCTGTCTTTGCTCTCTCTGTACGCGGCAGATCACGGCGTCAGTATGGGTGCCGCATTGCGGGCCGCTGCCGATGGGGACATTCCAGCGTTAGGCTCGCGCGGTAATAAAGCGGTGGGGCGTTTTGTCGAGATGATGGACGGATTGCGCGAAGATACCGCCGATAACCAGCTGGTATCCCATGACGGGGATGACTTGGGCATTCCCGATTTGGGCGCGATTGTTAACGACGTGATTGAACGAAGCGGTTATCTGGAAAGCCTGGAGGGATCGAACGATCCGCAGGATGGGGCCCGCCTGGATAACCTCCGTGAGCTTGTCTCTGTGGCGCGTGAGTTCGCCTCTGAAGCTGCACATCAGTTGGCTTATGAACGTATGCCTAGCGCTACCGCATCGGAGAGTGCCCCGGGTGCTGGCGCGGAGGATGGTTCCAGCGTCGGCAGTGATGGCGTCGATAGCAGCGGCACCGATAGCGGCGGAGGAATAGATACTGCAGGTGACGAAGCATTTCTTGAAGAAGGTGAACCTCAGCCGGGGAGTTTGCAGGCGTTCTTGGAGCGTGTTTCCTTAGTGTCCGATGCGGATCAGATTCCTGATGAAGAAAACGGCGTGATCACTCTCATGACGCTCCACACGGCAAAGGGGCTTGAATTCCCGGTCGTGTTCCTCACTGGTTGGGAGGACGGGCAGTTCCCGCACATGAGGGCGCTGGGTGATCCGTCGGAGCTGTCAGAGGAACGGCGATTGGCCTATGTGGGTATTACGCGTGCGCAGCGTCGGTTGTATATTTCTCGGGCTGTGACCAGGGGATCCTGGGGGCAACCGGTGAATAATCCTGCATCTAGGTTTATTGCGGAGATTCCGGAGGATCTCATTCATTGGGAACGCGAAGAACCTCAGCAAAGCTGGGATAGCGGCGACTGGTCACTGGGATGGCCAGACAAGTCGACTTCCGGGTATCGACGGGGGAACGCTCGGTATCGTGGCTCTCAATATGGTGGCGCTGGGTCGTCGGCTCATGGTTCCGGTGGCCGACGAGGTGCTGGTCGTGGAGTCGGTT
- a CDS encoding chorismate mutase produces MTEPRDSLSTSSEVTSGTSDPLSNERIQELRKEINQLDNTIISAIKRRTEISHLIGQSRMGSGGTRLVHTREVAIINEFREELGTEGPAIASALLRMGRGRLG; encoded by the coding sequence ATGACTGAGCCTCGCGATTCTCTGTCTACGTCCAGCGAGGTCACTAGCGGAACTAGTGATCCGTTATCGAACGAACGTATCCAGGAACTAAGAAAAGAAATAAATCAGCTGGATAACACGATTATTTCTGCTATCAAACGCCGCACGGAGATCTCGCATCTCATCGGGCAATCGCGAATGGGGTCGGGCGGAACTCGCCTCGTACACACACGAGAAGTCGCGATCATCAACGAGTTCCGGGAGGAATTGGGGACAGAAGGTCCCGCCATCGCGTCAGCACTCCTCCGCATGGGGCGGGGACGGCTGGGCTAA